One genomic window of Magnolia sinica isolate HGM2019 chromosome 3, MsV1, whole genome shotgun sequence includes the following:
- the LOC131240721 gene encoding uncharacterized protein LOC131240721 — MRVPWTALCATLSDIYLIILLIGNLDEKVNDRVLYEILVQAGRIVDLYIPRDRETSHPKGFAFAEYESEEIADYVVRLFSGLISLYNRTLKFAISGQDKPSKNMAAAPITHASNLPPNLGSLPMQLKNTENYQQAAEFLTPCRFSVHIRSVAPNFLEAPPTGLVRNGYRSDVNDENFDYSRSIYRGALDGI, encoded by the exons ATGCGAGTTCCTTGGACTGCACTTTGTGCAACACTTTCTGATATCTATTTAATTATACTGCTGATAGGTAACTTGGATGAGAAGGTGAATGATAGAGTCTTGTATGAGATTCTAGTTCAGGCAGGCCGAATTGTAGACTTGTACATACCTCGAGATAGGGAAACCAGCCATCCTAAGGGCTTTGCATTTGCAGAATATGAATCCGAAGAGATTGCAGATTATGTTGTCAGGCTTTTCTCTGGCCTCATCTCTCTTTACAATAGAACACTGAAATTTGCA ATATCTGGGCAAGACAAGCCCTCTAAAAACATGGCCGCTGCTCCGATCACGCATGCGTCGAACTTGCCTCCTAACCTGGGATCACTGCCAATGCAACTTAAGAATACTGAAAATTACCAACAGGCAGCTGAGTTTTTGACACCCTGTAGGTTTTCAGTACACATCAGATCAGTCGCTCCTAATTTTCTAGAAG CACCTCCCACTGGACTAGTAAGAAATGGATATAGATCAGATGTCAATGACGAAAATTTCGATTATAGTAGGAGCATTTACAGGGGGGCATTGGATGGCATTTGA
- the LOC131239074 gene encoding uncharacterized protein LOC131239074 — protein MRACAGRNTPPSRLQSERFLGFDDSLFPTRNDDHSREELQVDLQIPLPRGWLLCEGLQPREASGYRCPESPGYKAHAELQIQGIHSQNFRLDALLYLTNDGIEFLRNYLNLPSEIVPATLKKSVRPAGRPMGGGPPGDHPRGPLRFEGDRPLFGGDRDGYRGGPRGPPGEFGGDKGRAPPEFQPSFRGPGGRPGFRHGGGGFGAGPGSSSLSLVHVLVRSPLILHTWALVSDFGKKTPWILLF, from the exons ATGAG GGCGTGCGCCGGCCGTAACACTCCTCCTTCGCGATTACAGAGTGAGAGATTTCTAGGGTTTGACGACTCGCTCTTCCCAACTCGCAACGATGATCATTCCAGAGAAGAACTGCAAGTAGATCTCCAAATACCCCTTCCAAGAGGGTGGTTGCTATGCGAAGGACTACAACCTCGCGAAGCATCCGGATATCGATGTCCCGAATCTCCAGGTTATAAAGCTCATGCAGAGCTTCAAATCCAAGGAATACATTCGCAAAACTTTCGCTTGGATGCACTACTGTATCTGACCAACGACGGGATCGAGTTCCTCCGGAACTACCTCAATCTACCGTCCGAGATCGTCCCTGCCACTTTGAAGAAGTCTGTCAGGCCTGCCGGCAGGCCCATGGGCGGTGGCCCACCTGGGGATCATCCCCGGGGCCCACTTCGCTTTGAAGGTGATCGTCCACTGTTCGGTGGGGACCGCGATGGTTATCGTGGAGGCCCGAGGGGGCCTCCGGGTGAGTTTGGTGGTGACAAGGGAAGAGCTCCACCTGAATTCCAGCCTTCATTTAGGGGTCCTGGAGGAAGGCCAGGCTTCCGGCATGGAGGCGGTGGTTTTGGTGCAGGTCCGGGAAGCTCCAGTCTATCTTTAGTGCATGTGTTGGTTCGGAGTCCCCTAATTTTGCACACTTGGGCTTTAGTTTCAGATTTTGGCAAAAAGACACCATGGATTTTGTTGTTTTGA